A window of the Camelus dromedarius isolate mCamDro1 chromosome 5, mCamDro1.pat, whole genome shotgun sequence genome harbors these coding sequences:
- the LOC105090009 gene encoding olfactory receptor 4F6, whose translation MYEANYSLVSEFVFLGLSNSRPVQHFLLAFSTVLYVTILLGNLLVVFAVTFDPHLHSPMYFLLANLSFIDLCFSTLTVPKMISDLYSGHKIISFQGCVIQIFVLHILGGSEMVLLTAMALDRYVAICKPLHYLTIMSPRMCLLLLCGAWTTGLIHSVVQLAFVVHLPFCGPNEIDSFYCDLPWFIKLACIDTYRMEFLVTANSGFISVGTFFLLIVSYVFILVTIWKRSSGGLCKALSTLSAHITVVVLFFGPCIFVYMWPFPTVPVDKFLAILDFMITPILNPAIYTLRNKDMKMAMRRLSSQLLSWRMI comes from the coding sequence ATGTATGAAGCAAATTACTCTTTGGTGTCTGAATTTGTGTTCCTGGGACTTTCTAACTCTAGACCTGTGCAGCATTTCCTCCTTGCCTTCTCTACAGTGTTATATGTAACAATTCTTCTAGGAAACCTCCTTGTTGTGTTTGCAGTGACCTTTGACCCTCATCTACATTCCCCCATGTACTTCCTTTTAGCCAACCtctcatttattgatttgtgtttTTCCACCTTAACTGTTCCAAAGATGATCTCTGACCTGTACTCTGGGCACAAAATCATATCCTTCCAAGGGTGTGTCATCCAGATATTTGTCCTTCACATCCTGGGTGGATCTGAGATGGTGCTGCTTACTGCCATGGCCTTAGACCGATATGTGGCCATATGTAAGCCCCTGCACTACCTGACCATCATGAGCCCACGGATGTGCCTTCTGCTTCTGTGTGGTGCTTGGACTACTGGCCTCATTCACTCAGTGGTCCAGTTAGCTTTTGTTGTCCATCTGCCTTTTTGTGGTCCTAATGAAATAGATAGCTTTTACTGTGACCTACCTTGGTTTATCAAACTTGCCTGCATAGACACCTATAGAATGGAATTCCTGGTAACTGCCAACAGTGGGTTCATTTCTGTGGGCACTTTCTTCTTGTTGATTGTCTCTTATGTTTTCATCCTGGTCACCATATGGAAACGTTCTTCAGGTGGTTTGTGTAAGGCCCTCTCTACTCTGTCAGCTCACATCACTGTGGTGGTTTTGTTCTTTGGACCATGCATCTTTGTTTACATGTGGCCATTTCCCACGGTGCCAGTGGATAAGTTTCTTGCCATTTTGGACTTTATGATTACGCCCATCCTGAATCCTGCCATTTACACATTGAGGAACAAGGACATGAAGATGGCAATGAGGCGATTGAGTAGTCAGCTCCTGAGTTGGAGGATGATCTAA
- the LOC116153479 gene encoding olfactory receptor 4K14, whose amino-acid sequence MDKGNLSVVLLGLCWDMQVLLLLIFFMLYLIIVSENIAIMVLVIIDAHLHSPTYFLLVNLSFVDTWLSSVTTPKMITDFVRENKTTSFGGCMCQVLFVHFAGGGEMVLLVVMAYDHYVAICKPLHYSTIMNLQKCIGLVATSWTIGFVHAMSQMVVIMRLPFCGPREIDSFFCDVSLIIKLACIDSYNLGVLMNADSGLLAITCFIVLLIPYTYILLAVRQSSKTGASRALSTCTAHITVVVLFFGPCIFIYVWPLSITWVDKFLVVFYSVFTPLLNPAIYNLTNKEIKNAIKRFRSYYMHSNGDM is encoded by the coding sequence atggataaaggaaatcTGTCTGTAGTGCTTCTGGGACTTTGCTGGGATATGCAGGTCTTACTCCTATTGATATTTTTTATGCTTTACCTGATCATTGTATCTGAAAATATTGCCATCATGGTCTTAGTCATCATTGACGCCCACCTGCATTCCCCCACGTACTTCTTGTTGGTCAACCTGTCCTTTGTTGACACGTGGCTTTCTTCAGTCACCACCCCTAAGATGATTACAGACTTTGTCAGGGAGAACAAGACTACTTCCTTTGGAGGCTGCATGTGCCAGGTCCTCTTTGTGCATTTTGCTGGAGGAGGTGAGATGGTGCTATTGGTGGTAATGGCCTATGACCactacgtggccatctgcaagccactCCACTATTCGACCATTATGAACCTGCAAAAGTGCATTGGGCTCGTGGCGACTTCCTGGACCATTGGCTTTGTGCATGCCATGAGTCAAATGGTTGTGATTATGCGACTGCCCTTCTGTGGCCCCAGGGAAATTGACAGCTTCTTCTGTGATGTATCACTGATAATCAAGCTTGCCTGCATAGATTCCTATAACTTGGGAGTATTGATGAATGCTGACAGTGGGCTTCTAGCCATAACCTGCTTTATAGTATTGCTGATACCCTACACATATATTCTTCTCGCTGTTCGCCAAAGCTCTAAAACTGGTGCTTCCAGGGCCCTCTCTACCTGCACTGCCCACATCACAGTGGTGGTGCTCTTCTTTGGGCCCTGCATCTTCATCTATGTGTGGCCACTCAGCATCACCTGGGTGGACAAATTTCTTGTTGTGTTTTACTCTGTCTTTACACCTCTCCTAAATCCAGCCATTTATAACCTGacaaataaagagataaaaaatgcTATAAAGAGATTCAGAAGCTACTACATGCATTCCAATGGAGATATGTAA
- the LOC105090008 gene encoding olfactory receptor 4K13-like, translated as MKMVNSSKISEFVLLGLTNTRELEIIFFFIFLLAYAAIMAGNLLIVVTITFDSHLHSTPMYFLLGNLSFLDMSISTITTPKMVTDFLRENKIISLWGCMAQMFFLHFLGGSEMTLLIVMAVDRYIAICKPLHYTTIMNRRVLTGSVLLSWAIGFVHTMSQMVFTITLPFCGPNVVDSIFCDLPLVLKLACTETYVLELLVIADSGLLSFICFILLLISYIVILVTVQRRSSGGLSKALSTLSAHITVVTLFFGPCIFIYAWPFSSFSVDKFLSVFYSVITPLLNPIIYTLRNQEMKAAMKNTMNNYLETNWTT; from the exons ATGAAAATGGTGAATAGCTCAAAGATATCTGAGTTTGTTTTGTTAGGACTCACCAACACTCGGGAGcttgaaattatcttttttttcatatttttgttggCATATGCAGCAATTATGGCAGGAAACCTTCTCATTGTGGTCACCATAACCTTTGACTCCCATCTGCACTCCACACCAATGTACTTCCTCCTTGGTAATCTCTCCTTTCTTGATATGTCTATTTCTACCATCACAACCCCTAAGATGGTCACAGATTTTCTCAGggagaataaaattatttctctgtggGGCTGTATGGCTCAGATGTTCTTCCTTCACTTTTTAGGGGGCAGTGAGATGACTCTTCTCATAGTTATGGCTGTTGATCGGTACATTGCAATATGCAAACCTCTTCACTACACGACCATCATGAACCGCCGGGTACTCACAGGCTCTGTGCTGTTGTCTTGGGCTATTGGTTTTGTGCATACGATGAGCCAGATGGTTTTTACAATCACTTTGCCTTTCTGTGGCCCCAATGTAGTGGACAGTATTTTTTGTGACCTTCCTTTAGTTCTAAAGCTTGCCTGCACTGAGACCTATGTTCTGGAGTTGCTAGTAATCGCTGACAGTGGACTGTTGTCTTTCATCTGCTTCATATTGTTGCTCATTTCCTACATTGTCATTCTGGTAACTGTCCAACGTCGATCCTCAGGTGGCCTCTCCAAGGCTCTGTCCACATTGTCTGCTCATATTACCGTGGTCACTCTATTCTTTGGGCCGTGCATTTTCATTTATGCTTGGCCGTTTAGTAGCTTTTCAGTGGATaaatttctttctgtgttttattcAGTTATCACACCCTTACTGAACCCCATTATCTACACTCTGAGGAATCAGGAGATGAAAGCAGCCATGA agaatactatgaacaactatttggaaacaaactggacaacctga
- the LOC105090007 gene encoding olfactory receptor 4K13 — protein MDLLNNTSSVSEFILLGLSSSQEIQILFFAIFFLIYVAIIVGNLLIVISVIFDNHLHSPMYFFLANLSFFDLCLSSAATPKVISDFLRKRKTISWWGCMTQMFFMHFFGGGEMSLLIVMAIDRYAAICRPLHYKTIMSHKVLTGLLLLSWAVGLMHTTSQMVFTVGLPFCGPNVMDSFFCDLPLVIKLACTETYTLQLLVAMNSGLLSLGCFLLLLMSYILMLVTIRQHSFSASSKALSTLSAHITVVTLFFGPAIFIYAFPFNSYSVDKFFSIFYSIITPFLNPIIYTLRNQEMKAAMKRLSRQHMVSWLTH, from the coding sequence ATGGATCTCCTGAATAACACATCAAGTGTTTCTGAGTTCATCCTGCTGGGACTTTCCAGTTCTCAAGAAATTCAAATACTCTTTTTTGCAATCTTCTTTCTCATCTACGTGGCCATCATAGTAGGAAACCTCCTCATTGTGATCTCTGTGATATTTGATAACCATCTTCACTCCCCCATGTATTTCTTTTTGGCAAACTTATCATTTTTTGACTTATGTCTTTCCTCTGCTGCAACTCCAAAAGTGATTTCAGACTTCCTCAGAAAACGCAAGACCATCTCTTGGTGGGGCTGCATGACTCAGATGTTTTTTATGCACTTCTTTGGAGGTGGAGAGATGTCTCTTCTGATAGTTATGGCCATCGACAGGTATGCTGCCATATGCAGACCTCTGCACTACAAGACCATCATGAGTCACAAGGTGCTCACTGGGTTACTGCTGCTCTCGTGGGCAGTTGGGCTCATGCATACCACGAGCCAGATGGTTTTCACAGTGGGTTTGCCCTTCTGCGGCCCCAATGTCATGGACAGCTTCTTCTGTGACCTTCCCCTGGTCATCAAGCTGGCCTGCACTGAGACCTACACCCTACAGCTCTTGGTGGCTATGAACAGTGGACTCCTGTCCCtgggctgcttcctcctcttGCTCATGTCCTACATTCTCATGCTGGTCACCATCCGGCAACACTCCTTCAGCGCATCCTCCAAGGCTCTGTCCACACTATCTGCTCACATCACTGTGGTCACTCTCTTCTTTGGTCCTGCTATCTTCATCTATGCTTTCCCGTTTAATAGCTATTCTGTAGATAagtttttttccatattttactcTATAATCACCCCTTTCCTTAATCCAATTATTTATACACTGAGGAATCAGGAAATGAAGGCAGCTATGAAGAGACTGAGCAGGCAGCATATGGTTTCTTGGCTCACCCACTAA